Genomic segment of Methanolobus mangrovi:
CCATTAGAACTTTGTATATACAAAACCTTCTTAGCACAATAATTTATTCGTGTAAGCAGACATGCACCGCATAAAAAACATAAATTCTAGTAAAGGAGGCTCAATGCTAGATATAGACCCGACAGGTATCCTTATAAGATACAATGTCAAACTCGAGAGTGAGTTATCCACTGATGAAGTAGCTAGAGAACTTTTTCCTTCAGATGTACTTCTAAGCAATATAGTTGAGGCAGTTTTTGAGGGCGATGAAGATGAGGTCATCATTACTCTCAAAGAGGCAGTAAAAGCTGGCAAAGATCCTATATCCCTCATAGACGATGCTCTCATGGTAGGAATGGATATCGTATCTCAATTATATGATGACGGGCTCCTCTTTCTCCCGGATGTGATAATTGCATCCCATGCCATGACTGATGGAATTGAATATTGTAAAGAGATATCCGGAAAGACCCATGAATGTAAGGGAACGGTTGTATCATATGTTGTTGAAGGGGATATCCATGACATCGGTAAAAAGATATTGACCGTATTTTTGAGATCAAATGGATACGATGTCATAGATCTTGGAAGCGACGTGCCTATAGATGAAGTTATAATTGCTGTGCTGAAACACAGACCTATTATGCTCACTGGTACCTCCCTGATGACAACGACCATGTATTCCTTTATGGAAGTTAATAACCGCTTACTTGAAAATGATATCAGAATACCATTTGTATGTGGTGGCGGGGCTGTAACCCAGGACTTTGT
This window contains:
- the mtaC gene encoding methanol--corrinoid protein MtaC; the protein is MLDIDPTGILIRYNVKLESELSTDEVARELFPSDVLLSNIVEAVFEGDEDEVIITLKEAVKAGKDPISLIDDALMVGMDIVSQLYDDGLLFLPDVIIASHAMTDGIEYCKEISGKTHECKGTVVSYVVEGDIHDIGKKILTVFLRSNGYDVIDLGSDVPIDEVIIAVLKHRPIMLTGTSLMTTTMYSFMEVNNRLLENDIRIPFVCGGGAVTQDFVMNYELGIYCEDAAMVPKIADMIIKNKNIDELREQFHVH